A window of Chryseobacterium sp. IHB B 17019 genomic DNA:
AATTTTCGCCCAGGATAATTATCCTCAAAATTATTTCAGAAATCCTTTAAATATTCCTATTCAGCTGGCTGCCAATTTCGGAGCTGTCCGTTCCAATCATTTTCATATGGGATTGGATATGCGGACTAACAGTCAGGAAAATTTACCTGTCGTTGCAGCAGCAGATGGTTATGTAAGCAGAATAAAAGTCGAACGATACGGTTTTGGAAATGCTGTTTATGTGACTCATCCGAATGGTTATACAACAGTTTATGCACATTTAAATAAATATTTCGATAAACTCGATGAATTTGTAAAAGAAAAACAGTACAAAGATGAGAAATGGGAGCAGGATATTACTTTTTCTCCGAACCAATTTCCTGTGACGAAAGGACAGTTAATTGCGTTGAGTGGAAATACGGGAGGTTCTGCCGGTCCTCATTTACATTTTGAAATCAGAGATACAAAAACAGAGGAATGTATTAATCCATTGCTTTTTGGATTCAATATTCCAGATGGAATTGCTCCCATCATCAGTGGATTATATTGGTACGACAGACGTTTCAGTACTTACGAGCCGGGAGCAAACGGAATTGCCGTGAAAAAAGCAGGAAATGTTTATACTTCCAATGTTATTCAGGTGAATTCTCCGACCATAAGTTTTGCGATAAAAGCTGTTGATAAAGCGAATCAGGGGTTTAATCTGGGGATTTATGATGCCGAATTATTTATGGATGGAAAACTGATTTATAATTTTAAAATTGATAAGGTACATTACGATGATACACGTTATTTGAACGGCTGTATTGATTATCCAAAATTTGTTCGTGATAAAATTAGCATTCAGCATTTATCGACTTTGCCAGGAATGAAACTGAAAAATTACAGCTCCGGATCAGATGGAATTATCAATCTTCAGGATAACGAAATCCATAATATCGAAATAGTTTTAAAAGATGTCAAAGGAAACACGAGCCGATTGACAACAAAAGTTCAGCTTACCACCAATTCAGGTAAAATTTCTTCTGGTGATAAAACTGTAAGTCCAAACGAAGGAAAGATAATTAAAACAGATAATGCGGAAATTAATTTAAGTAAAAACGCTGTTTATGATGCTGTAAATTTTAATATGTCTGAAAAGTCAGACGCAGCCGCAGTTTCCAACGCTGTTGTTCTGAATAATTCATCCATTCCGGTGCATGATTATTACACGGTAAAAATCAAACCCAACAGAAAATTATCCAACGAAGAAAAAGGCAAAACGGTCTTAGAGCTCAATTATGGAAGCGATAAAAATATAATCAAACCAAAATGGAATGGTGATTGGGCAGAAGGTCAATTCAATAGGCTAGGAACCGTAAGGCTGTTGTTAGACAATAGTTTGCCTTCGGTGTCGCCAAGCTGGAAAGATGGAGCAATTGTAAGTTCCGGTTCATTAAGATTAAAAGGAACAACCAAAATCGGTGATATTGAATCATTTCGTGCGGAATTGGATGGAAAATGGCTCCGTTTTGCCAGAGTAAAAGATGATTTTGTTTATGTTTTCGACGAAAAATGCCCGAAAGGTTCCGGGTCTCATACTTTGAAAGTTACCACGACAAATACCGCGGGGAATACAAATACGCAGACTTTTAGTTTTTCGAGATAATTTTATTAAACACAAATGACACAAATGTTTTCACGAATAAACACAAAATTACAACACAATCATCTGAGAAAATTTGTGCAAATCTGTGGTTAAAAATTAAGATGAATATTTTTAATTTTAAATAAATAAATTTGTCCTTTAAAATAAAAACATTGGAATTCTATCCATCAATCGAAAAATCAGACCGTCAGGAAATAAAAAAGTTTCAGGAGCAAAAACTTCAGGAGCTTTTAACTTATCTTGAAGATCATTCGCCTTTTTATCAAAAATTATTCAAAGAAAATAATATTAGTGTTTCTGAGATTCAGACGTTGGAAGATTTACAGAAAATCCCCACGACTACAAAAAATGACATACAGCAGAATAACGATGATTTTTTCTGTATCACTCATGATAAAATTGTGGATTACAGCACAACTTCAGGCACATTGGGAGATCCTGTAACCTTCGGATTATCAGACAATGATCTTGAAAGACTGGCGTACAACGAAGCGATTTCTTTTGTCTGCGCCGGAATTCAAAAAGGTGATGTGGTTCAGATGATTACGACCATTGATAAACGATTCATGGCTGGGTTGGCTTATTTTTTAGGGTTAAGAAAAATGGGTGCAAGTGTTGTCAGGATGGGCCCCGGAATTCCGGAATTGCAATGGGATTCAATTTTTAGGTATAAGCCGATATATTTGATTACTGTTCCGTCTTTTCTGTTGAAAATGATCGATTATGCTGAAAAACATGGGCTAGATTATAAAAATTCTAGTGTTTATGGAGCTGTTTGTATCGGGGAAAGTATCAAAAATCAGGACTTTACAGATAATATTTTATCTCAGAAAATAAAAGAAAAGTGGGATATTAAGTTGTTTTCAACGTACGCTTCCACAGAAATGAGCACGGCATTTACGGAATGCGAATATCAAATCGGAGGACATCATCACCCGGAATTAATTATCACAGAAATCCTTGACGACGATGGGAACCTTGTAAAAGAAGGCGAAAGCGGCGAATTGACGATCACAACTTTGGGTGTTGAGGCTCTTCCATTGTTAAGATTCAAAACGGGAGATATTGTAAAAGCGCATTACGAGCCTTGTCAATGCGGAAGAAATACCATGCGGTTAGGACCGGTTGTAGGAAGAAAACAGCAGATGATCAAATATAAAGGAACGACTTTGTATCCGCCTGCGATGAACGATATTCTGAATGATTTTAATAATATTTTGTGCTATCAGATTGTTATTCAGTCGAATGAAATCGGGTTGGATGAAATTATCATTAAGGTAAGTACAGACAGCGAATCTGAAAGCTTCGTAAATGAAGTAAGGGATCATTTCCGTGCAAAATTAAGGGTAAGTCCGAAAATTGAAATCATTGATTTTGATGTTTTGTCTAAAACCGTTCACAATCCGAATAGCAGAAAACCAATTGCATTTATTGATTTGAGGTAGATCTGATTTTTAAGATTTAACAAAAATATAATTAAGACACTTCGTTTGAGCTGTCTTTTATAATATCTTTGCGGACTTAATTTAAAATAAACTATGAAAAAATTATTTCTGCTTTTATTTATGGCAATCGCAACAATAGCTTTTGCGCAGAACAAAATTAACTTCGAATCGGGGAATTTTGATTTCTTGAAAGATCAGACTGAGGTCAATGTTCAATTCAAATTTGAAAATCCTCTTTTTCAGGCTGAAAATTATACTGAAGCTCAATATCTTGAAAGAAGAAAGACAGAAACGTTAGCAAAGAAAAGCGAAGAATCTTGGAGAAAATGGGATGAAGAGTGGCAAAAACATAAAGAATCTGTTTTTTTTGACAAATTTATTGATGGATTAAATGATAAAGCGAAGAAAATTAAATTTAGTAAAAATGCCTCAGTAAAATATACTTTAATTATAGAATCAAAATGGATTTATGCGGGCTGGAGCGGATTTGTAATGCAACCGGGTAAATTGTCTTCGGAGCTGATATTTGTTGAAACTGAAAACCCATCTAAGGTTTTAGCTAAAGTTCAAGGTGATAAAATTGAAGGGATCGGAAGTAAGGTTAATTATGGAATGGAATATGGAAGAATATCTGCAGCATACGAAAAGACAGGAAAATTATTAGGAAAAGAAATCAAAAATGCTTTAAAATAAAAACAAAAACGGTCTGAAATCTCAGACCGTTTTTTTATTGTTGTTGCTTCTCCATTTTAATTAGATTCGCAAGATTTTTAACAACAGTATCGTGTTTTTTCACAAAAGGATTTTCTTTATTCCAAACGTAACCAGCCAAAACTGCACATATTTTTTTCTTTACATCTGGATTTTCCGGGCGGTGGAAAAATAATTCCTGAAGATTTCCGGTATACCATTCTTTCACGTAAGTGGTGAAAACATCCACGCCGTATAAAATATAATCTGCAAATTCTGTTTGCCAATCAACTTTTTCGCCGTTCAGCTGTCTTAATGCCAGTTTTGCAGCTGTCATTCCGCCTTCCGTTGCAAAAGCCATTCCTGAAGAAAAAACCGGATCAAGGAATTCCGAAGCATTTCCCGTCAAAGCAAATCCGTCTCCAAATAATTTTTTTACCGAACAGGAATAATCTTTCAAATGTCTTGGTTCAAAAAGAAAATCCACATCACCAAAACGTTTTACATAATAATCAGAAAGCGAAATTGCCTTTCTCAGCGCTTCTGCGGGATCTCCACTTTCGGATAATTTATCGATATATTCAGTTGGACCAACGATTCCGACACTCGTATTTCCATTGGAAAAAGGAATCACCCAAAGCCAGACTTCCGTTTCAATAATATCAAAAGAAATCAAAGTTCCTTCTACGCCTTCTTCTCTGTTAACGTCTTCTACATGGGAAAAAATTGCAGAATGTGGAGATAGTTTTGAAGGTTTCTCCAAATCCAACAATCTCGGCAAAACTCTTCCGTAACCGCTGGAATCGATCACAAATTTTGCATGAATTTCCTTCGTTTCTCCATTTTTATTTTTCACGGTAGTGACAGAATCTGTTCCGTGAAACTCAATACCGATAACTTCTGTCTCAAATTCAAGATCAATACCTTTATTAATAACTTCCTGGGCCAAAGTATTATCAAAATCCGCTCTGGGAACTTGCCACGTCCAGTCCCATCCTTCCCCGAATTTATCACTAAAATCAAACAGGCAGACTTCATCGCCACGCAAAAAACGCGCTCCCAATTTTTTTTCAAAGCCCATTTTATCCAAAGCAGGGAAAAGTCCGGCCTCGTCAAAATGATCCATGACCCTTGGAATTAAGCTTTCGCCTACAACCAATCTTGGAAATTTTGTCTTTTCAACAACTTTTACGTTGATATTGTTCTTCTTTAAGTATGAAGAAGATACGCATCCGGACGGCCCAGCGCCGATTACGAGCACATCAACAAATTCTTTGCCCATCTTTGATTTTTTATTTTAATAAAACTTTTATCTTTGCCGCAAAATTAATGACAATTAATTAATAATTACAACATTATCTCATTATTACTTTAATTAATGAAAATAGACAACTTTTTAAAACTGAAAGACTTTCAGAAAATTATCATTGAAAATGAAAAAATAGAACTGGATGATACACTTCTTGCCAGAGTGGATGCAAGTTTTCAGTTTTTAAAAGAATTTTCCAGAAACAAGGTAATATACGGTGTGAACACAGGTTTCGGACCGATGGCCCAATTTAAAATCAGCGATGAAGATACGCATCAGCTTCAGTATAACCTCATTAGAAGTCATTCTTCGGGAATTGGAAATCCTCTTCCGCCGGCAGAAGTGAAAGCCTGCATGTTGGCCAGATTGAATACTTTGTCGTTGGGTAATTCCGGAGTGCACCATTCCGTAGTTGATTTGCTTAAAGAGCTCATTAACAGGGATGTTACACCACTTGTTTTTGAACATGGTGGCGTTGGCGCAAGTGGCGATCTGGTTCAGCTGGCGCATTTGGCTCTGGTTTTAATTGGCGAAGGTGAAGTTTTCTATAAGGGAGAAAGAAAATCGACAAAAGAAGTATTTGAAATTGAAGGTTTAAAACCCATTCAAGTGGAGATTCGTGAAGGGCTTGCTTTAATGAACGGGACTTCCGTTATGTCAGGAATTGGTATTGTTAATGCATACAAAGCCAATCAATTGACTGATATTTCCATTAAATTATCTTGTGCGATTAATGAAATTGTTCAGGCTTATGATGATCACTTATCTGAAGCTTTAAACGGAACAAAGCTTCATGCGGGACAACAAAAAATTGCAGAAAGAATGCGTGCGCATTTGTCTGACAGTAAATTGATTAGAAAAAGGGAAGATCATTTGTATACTCATTTTGAAGAGCAGGAAAAGGTATTTAAAGAAAAGGTTCAGGAATATTACTCTTTGAGATGTGTTCCGCAGATTTTAGGACCTGTTTTGGATACGTTGGAATATACTGAGAAAGTCCTTGAAAATGAGATCAATTCAGCGAATGATAACCCAATTATAGACGTTGAAGGCCAACACGTTTACCACGGTGGAAATTTCCACGGAGATTATATTTCTTTGGAAATGGACAAGCTTAAAATTGTGGTTACGAAGCTTACAATGTTGGCAGAGAGGCAATTAAATTATCTTTTAAACTCAAAAATCAACGAAATTTTGCCTCCTTTTGTAAATTTAGGTAAATTAGGGTTTAATTTCGGGATGCAGGGTGTTCAGTTTACGGCAACTTCCACAACGGCGGAAAGCCAGATGTTATCAAACTCAATGTACGTTCACAGTATTCCTAATAATAATGATAATCAGGATATTGTAAGCATGGGGACGAATGCTGCGGTGATTTGCAGAAAGGTGATTGAAAATGCTTTTGAAGTTTTAGCGATTGAAGCAATTACTATCATTCAAGCCATTGAATATCTTGAGTTTAAAGATAAAGTTTCATCGTCAACAAAAGAATTGTATGATGAAATAAGAAAGATCATCCCTGCTTTTTCAGATGATATGGTCATGTATCCATATTTGGAGGAAGTGAAAAAATATTTAAAAACGATGTAATTATTTTACATAATTAATTGTTTAAAAACTAAAGATGAAAGAATTATTTTAAAAAACTAAAATTACCATTAACACATGAAATGTGCAATCATCACAGGCGGCTCACGAGGAATTGGAAGAGCAATCTGTATAAAACTGGCAGAAGAAAAAAATTATCACATACTAATCAACTACACTTCAAATGAAGCTGCAGCAAAGGAAACTTTAGCTAAAGTAGAAGAATTGGGCTCTACCGCAGAAATCCTTAAATTCGATGTAGGAAATGCCGAAGAAACTCAAAAAGTTTTAACGGAATGGCAGGAAAAAAATCCTAATTCTGTTGTTGAAGTTATTGTGAATAATGCCGGAATTACAAGAGACGGATTATTCATGTGGATGCCAAGTGAAGACTGGAACGCTGTGATTAACACAAGTTTGAATGGATTTTTCAACGTGACGAATTTCTTTATTCAAAAATTGTTACGTAACAAATACGGCAGAATTATCAATATGGTTTCGGTTTCCGGAGTGAAAGGAACGGCGGGTCAGACGAATTATTCTGCAGCAAAAGGAGCTTTAGTCGGAGCTACAAAAGCACTGGCTCAGGAAGTCGCCAAAAGAAATATCACGGTAAATGCAGTAGCACCGGGATTCATCAGAACAGATATGACGCAGGAATTCAATGAAGATGAATTAAAAGCAATGATTCCTGCCAACAGATTCGGTGAAGCGGAAGAAGTGGCTGATTTGGTTGCGTTTTTAGCTTCCAGGAAGTCATCGTACATTACAGGTGAAATAATTAATATTAACGGCGGAATTTACTCATAAAATCAGGTAGCAGATAATAGGTGACAGTGATAGCTGCAACCTGGAAACTGCCACCTAAAACCTAAGATTTAATGGAAAACAGAGTTGTAATTACCGGAATGGGAATTTATTCTTGTATAGGAATCTCTTTAGAAGAAGTTAAGGAATCTCTATATCAAGGAAAATCCGGTATTGCATTAGTTCAGGAAAGAAAAGAATTCGGTTTCAGATCGGGATTGACGGGTGTTGTCCCGAAGCCTGATTTGAAAAGCCTTTTAAACAGAAGACAGCGCGTAAGTATGGGCGAGGAAAGCGAATACGCTTATCTAGCGACCATCGATGCATTAAAACAGGCGAAAGTTGATCAGGATTTTTTAGATCATAATGAAGTAGGGATTTTATATGGTAATGATAGTGTTTCTCAGGCAGTTGTGGAGTCAATCGACATTGCAAGAGAGAAAAAAGATACTACTTTGATGGGTTCAGGAGCGATTTTCAAATCAATGAACTCAACTGTTACCATGAACCTTTCCACGATATTTAAATTAAGAGGAATCAATCTTACCATCAGCGCAGCCTGCGCAAGCGGATCTCACTCTTTGGGGTTAGCTTACATGATGATTAAGAGTGGGTTACAAGACATGATCGTCTGTGGAGGAGCTCAGGAAACCAACAAATATTCGATGGCAAGCTTCGATGGATTGGGAGTTTTTTCAGTAAGAGAAAATGAGCCTACAAAAGCGTCAAGACCTTTCGATTCAGGAAGAGACGGTCTGATTCCGAGCGGTGGTGCGGCAACTTTAATTGTTGAAAGTTTAGAATCTGCTCAAAAAAGAGGCGCAAATATTCTTGGTGAAATCATCGGTTATGGCTTTTCGTCAAACGGAGGGCATATTTCTACCCCAAATGTTGATGGTCCGGCTTTAGCGATGGACAGAGCCTTAAAACAATCCGGCTTATCAGCAAAAGATATCGATTATATCAATGCCCATGCGACTTCTACGCCGATTGGCGATGCGAATGAAGCAAAAGCAATTTATGAGATTTTCGGAAATGAAGTTCCGGTAAGTTCTACAAAATCAATGACCGGTCACGAATGCTGGATGGCGGGTGCTAGTGAAGTTATTTACTCAATTCTGATGATGCAGAATGATTTCGTTGCCCCAAATATTAATCTGGAAAACCCTGACGATGAGGCAAAAAAGATAAATTTAGTCTCTGAAACAAAAAGTCAAAAAATTGACGTATTTTTGTCAAATTCTTTCGGATTTGGGGGAACCAATTCCGCATTAATTGTTAAAAAATTTAATTAAAAACATGGAAAGGGAAAAAATTGTTGCGATCGTCAACGACTTTTTGGTGAATGAATTCGAGGTAGACGGCGATGAAATCAGCAATGATGCTAACTTAAAAACGACTTTAGGCTTAGACAGCTTAGATTATATTGATATGGTTGTAGTGATCGAATCTAATTTCGGTGTGAAATTAGGCGAGGCAGACTTCAAGAAAATGGTCACTTTTGATGACTTTTATTCAACTATTGAGAACAAAATCGCTGAAAAAAACGGATAACTATCGATAAAACTTTACTCTAAAAATGTAACAATTTAGCAATCTGACAGTTTATCAATGTTTAAAAATATTGTTACTTTGTTAAGCTGATACATTGTTAAATTAAAACTATGAACAAGTGGAAAGGTAAATCTAAAGGGACGATTTTAGGATACAAAATTTTCGTCTGGTGCATTAGAAATATCGGGGTCCGGAGTTCATATATTGTGCTTTATTTTGTTGCTTTCTATTACTTTTTATTCGAAAAAAAGAGCAATAAATACTACAAATATTATTTCCAAAAAAGATTAAATTACGGATATTGGAAATCAAAAATTTCAATATATAAAAGTTATTTCACTTTCGGAACGGTTTTAATTGATAAAACAGCGATTTCGGCAGGGTTACGGGATAAATATACTTATGAATTCGACGGTATTGAAAACCTTAGAAATCTTTTAGCCGAAAAAAAAGGCGGAGTTCTTATCAGTGCTCATATCGGTAATTTTGAAGTTGCAGAATATTTTTTTGCGGATATCGATTTTGATTGTCAGATTAATTTAGTGACAACAGATCAGGAAGTTACGATAATAAAAGAATACCTGGAAAGTGTTGCTGTAAACAAAAGCAACATCAAATTCATTTACATCAAGGACGATATGTCTCATATTTTCGAGATCAATGAGGCGTTGTCGAAGAATGAACTGATTTGTTTTACCGGCGACCGTTATTTTGAAGGTTCAAAATATCTTGAGGGTGATTTACTCGGAAAGAGTGCAAAATTTCCGGCCGGACCTTTCTTAATCGCTTCCAGATTGGGAGTTCCCGTTGTGTATGTATATGTGATGAAAGAGAAAAACCTTCATTATCACCTGTTTGCAAGAGTGGCTCAGAATGTGAAAAAGCGTGACGCTCAAGGACTTTTGAATTCTTATACCCAAAATCTTGAATCCATGATTAAAAAATATCCTCTCCAATGGTTCAATTACTTTGATTTTTGGGATGATATCGATTAATTTCCTACTTTTACCTCGAAAACTAATATTTAAAACTTAAATTATTAAGATATTTTAGAAATATTTTTCTTTGCTGAGTGTTAACACGTTTTGCGAATTTAAAACATGAAGTTTATAGAAAAATCTTTGCGATCTTTGCGTTAAAATTATATCTTACTAAGTAAATTTCTCCTTTGAAAAAAGAATTCGACATACTTGTTATCGGCAGCGGATTGGGCGGCCTTGTTTCGGCGCTGGTTTTGGCGAAAGAGGGCTTGAAAGTCTGTGTCTTGGAGAAAAACAATCAATACGGCGGAAATTTACAGACATTTTCACGTGACAAATTAATTTTTGATACGGGAGTTCATTATCTGGGCGGGCTTTCGAAAGGGCAAAATCTTCATCAATATTTTTCTTATCTGGAAATTATGGATGAACTCGAGCTTCAGAAAATGGATGAAAATGGGTATGATAAAATCAGTTTCGGAGATGATGAGATAGAATATCCGCACGCTCAGGGTTATGAGAATTTTGTGGAACAATTATCTCAATATTTTCCTGAAGAAAGAGACAATCTGGAAGATTATTGTGAGGAAATTCAGAGAGTTTGCGGCCAGTTTCCGAGATATAATCTGATCGGAAGAGAAAATTATAATGAAGAAATTCTCCATCTTAATACAAAAAGATTTATTGAATCGCTAACGTCGAATAAAAAACTACAATCCATTTTATTAGGTTCAAACTTTTTATATGCCGGAGATTCTGAAAATGTACCTTTTTATGTTCATGCTTTGACGGTCAATTCCTACATTCAAAGTGCTTACAAATGTGTGAAAGGCGGAAGCCAGATTTCAAAATTACTGATCAGGAAGCTTCGTCAGTATGGCGCGGAAGTCCATAAACACTCTGATGTCTCTGAGTTTGTATTTAATGACAATCAAAAATTAAGTTCAGTCAGAACGAAAGCCGGAAAAGAATATTCAGCGAAACAATTTATATCAAATATAGAAATTCGTGCAACCATTAAACTGATTGGAGAAGAACGGTTGAAAAAATCCTTTTTAAACAGGGTCTTAAGCTGGGAACCTGTTTCCTCATGTTTCAGTGTTTATTTGGTGTTGAAGCCGCATACAATTTCTAATTTTAATTATAATATTTACCATTATTCATCGGAAGATTTGGTTTGGAATGCTTATCGTTACGACAAGGAAAAGTGGCCCGAAACGTATATGCTTTCTTCTACGCAATCAAAACATCATCCGGAATTTGCAGAAAGTATAACTGCTATTTCATATATGGATTTTGATGAGGTGAAGCAATGGGAAAATACGGTCAACACGGTCGTTGATGAGCATGAGAGAGGAGAATTGTATGACCAATTTAAGATGGAAAAAACAGAAAAAATGATTGATGCTTTGGAGAAAAAAATTCCGAATATAAGGGAATCTATTAAAAGAATGTACACTTCCTCACCCTTATCCTACCGGGATTATATCGGAAGT
This region includes:
- a CDS encoding M23 family metallopeptidase, with product MKAFSQVIFLVCLINGSLIFAQDNYPQNYFRNPLNIPIQLAANFGAVRSNHFHMGLDMRTNSQENLPVVAAADGYVSRIKVERYGFGNAVYVTHPNGYTTVYAHLNKYFDKLDEFVKEKQYKDEKWEQDITFSPNQFPVTKGQLIALSGNTGGSAGPHLHFEIRDTKTEECINPLLFGFNIPDGIAPIISGLYWYDRRFSTYEPGANGIAVKKAGNVYTSNVIQVNSPTISFAIKAVDKANQGFNLGIYDAELFMDGKLIYNFKIDKVHYDDTRYLNGCIDYPKFVRDKISIQHLSTLPGMKLKNYSSGSDGIINLQDNEIHNIEIVLKDVKGNTSRLTTKVQLTTNSGKISSGDKTVSPNEGKIIKTDNAEINLSKNAVYDAVNFNMSEKSDAAAVSNAVVLNNSSIPVHDYYTVKIKPNRKLSNEEKGKTVLELNYGSDKNIIKPKWNGDWAEGQFNRLGTVRLLLDNSLPSVSPSWKDGAIVSSGSLRLKGTTKIGDIESFRAELDGKWLRFARVKDDFVYVFDEKCPKGSGSHTLKVTTTNTAGNTNTQTFSFSR
- a CDS encoding beta-ketoacyl-[acyl-carrier-protein] synthase family protein yields the protein MENRVVITGMGIYSCIGISLEEVKESLYQGKSGIALVQERKEFGFRSGLTGVVPKPDLKSLLNRRQRVSMGEESEYAYLATIDALKQAKVDQDFLDHNEVGILYGNDSVSQAVVESIDIAREKKDTTLMGSGAIFKSMNSTVTMNLSTIFKLRGINLTISAACASGSHSLGLAYMMIKSGLQDMIVCGGAQETNKYSMASFDGLGVFSVRENEPTKASRPFDSGRDGLIPSGGAATLIVESLESAQKRGANILGEIIGYGFSSNGGHISTPNVDGPALAMDRALKQSGLSAKDIDYINAHATSTPIGDANEAKAIYEIFGNEVPVSSTKSMTGHECWMAGASEVIYSILMMQNDFVAPNINLENPDDEAKKINLVSETKSQKIDVFLSNSFGFGGTNSALIVKKFN
- a CDS encoding LpxL/LpxP family acyltransferase gives rise to the protein MNKWKGKSKGTILGYKIFVWCIRNIGVRSSYIVLYFVAFYYFLFEKKSNKYYKYYFQKRLNYGYWKSKISIYKSYFTFGTVLIDKTAISAGLRDKYTYEFDGIENLRNLLAEKKGGVLISAHIGNFEVAEYFFADIDFDCQINLVTTDQEVTIIKEYLESVAVNKSNIKFIYIKDDMSHIFEINEALSKNELICFTGDRYFEGSKYLEGDLLGKSAKFPAGPFLIASRLGVPVVYVYVMKEKNLHYHLFARVAQNVKKRDAQGLLNSYTQNLESMIKKYPLQWFNYFDFWDDID
- the fabG gene encoding 3-oxoacyl-ACP reductase FabG, with translation MKCAIITGGSRGIGRAICIKLAEEKNYHILINYTSNEAAAKETLAKVEELGSTAEILKFDVGNAEETQKVLTEWQEKNPNSVVEVIVNNAGITRDGLFMWMPSEDWNAVINTSLNGFFNVTNFFIQKLLRNKYGRIINMVSVSGVKGTAGQTNYSAAKGALVGATKALAQEVAKRNITVNAVAPGFIRTDMTQEFNEDELKAMIPANRFGEAEEVADLVAFLASRKSSYITGEIININGGIYS
- a CDS encoding NAD(P)/FAD-dependent oxidoreductase; the protein is MGKEFVDVLVIGAGPSGCVSSSYLKKNNINVKVVEKTKFPRLVVGESLIPRVMDHFDEAGLFPALDKMGFEKKLGARFLRGDEVCLFDFSDKFGEGWDWTWQVPRADFDNTLAQEVINKGIDLEFETEVIGIEFHGTDSVTTVKNKNGETKEIHAKFVIDSSGYGRVLPRLLDLEKPSKLSPHSAIFSHVEDVNREEGVEGTLISFDIIETEVWLWVIPFSNGNTSVGIVGPTEYIDKLSESGDPAEALRKAISLSDYYVKRFGDVDFLFEPRHLKDYSCSVKKLFGDGFALTGNASEFLDPVFSSGMAFATEGGMTAAKLALRQLNGEKVDWQTEFADYILYGVDVFTTYVKEWYTGNLQELFFHRPENPDVKKKICAVLAGYVWNKENPFVKKHDTVVKNLANLIKMEKQQQ
- a CDS encoding acyl carrier protein, whose protein sequence is MEREKIVAIVNDFLVNEFEVDGDEISNDANLKTTLGLDSLDYIDMVVVIESNFGVKLGEADFKKMVTFDDFYSTIENKIAEKNG
- a CDS encoding HAL/PAL/TAL family ammonia-lyase codes for the protein MKIDNFLKLKDFQKIIIENEKIELDDTLLARVDASFQFLKEFSRNKVIYGVNTGFGPMAQFKISDEDTHQLQYNLIRSHSSGIGNPLPPAEVKACMLARLNTLSLGNSGVHHSVVDLLKELINRDVTPLVFEHGGVGASGDLVQLAHLALVLIGEGEVFYKGERKSTKEVFEIEGLKPIQVEIREGLALMNGTSVMSGIGIVNAYKANQLTDISIKLSCAINEIVQAYDDHLSEALNGTKLHAGQQKIAERMRAHLSDSKLIRKREDHLYTHFEEQEKVFKEKVQEYYSLRCVPQILGPVLDTLEYTEKVLENEINSANDNPIIDVEGQHVYHGGNFHGDYISLEMDKLKIVVTKLTMLAERQLNYLLNSKINEILPPFVNLGKLGFNFGMQGVQFTATSTTAESQMLSNSMYVHSIPNNNDNQDIVSMGTNAAVICRKVIENAFEVLAIEAITIIQAIEYLEFKDKVSSSTKELYDEIRKIIPAFSDDMVMYPYLEEVKKYLKTM
- a CDS encoding phytoene desaturase family protein, with protein sequence MKKEFDILVIGSGLGGLVSALVLAKEGLKVCVLEKNNQYGGNLQTFSRDKLIFDTGVHYLGGLSKGQNLHQYFSYLEIMDELELQKMDENGYDKISFGDDEIEYPHAQGYENFVEQLSQYFPEERDNLEDYCEEIQRVCGQFPRYNLIGRENYNEEILHLNTKRFIESLTSNKKLQSILLGSNFLYAGDSENVPFYVHALTVNSYIQSAYKCVKGGSQISKLLIRKLRQYGAEVHKHSDVSEFVFNDNQKLSSVRTKAGKEYSAKQFISNIEIRATIKLIGEERLKKSFLNRVLSWEPVSSCFSVYLVLKPHTISNFNYNIYHYSSEDLVWNAYRYDKEKWPETYMLSSTQSKHHPEFAESITAISYMDFDEVKQWENTVNTVVDEHERGELYDQFKMEKTEKMIDALEKKIPNIRESIKRMYTSSPLSYRDYIGSFDGNMYGYIKSSENPLKTMVSPRTKIDNLFLTGQSVNMHGILGCTIGAFNTCSEILGKELIDKRLTQLINKNKSEEGK
- a CDS encoding phenylacetate--CoA ligase family protein, which encodes MEFYPSIEKSDRQEIKKFQEQKLQELLTYLEDHSPFYQKLFKENNISVSEIQTLEDLQKIPTTTKNDIQQNNDDFFCITHDKIVDYSTTSGTLGDPVTFGLSDNDLERLAYNEAISFVCAGIQKGDVVQMITTIDKRFMAGLAYFLGLRKMGASVVRMGPGIPELQWDSIFRYKPIYLITVPSFLLKMIDYAEKHGLDYKNSSVYGAVCIGESIKNQDFTDNILSQKIKEKWDIKLFSTYASTEMSTAFTECEYQIGGHHHPELIITEILDDDGNLVKEGESGELTITTLGVEALPLLRFKTGDIVKAHYEPCQCGRNTMRLGPVVGRKQQMIKYKGTTLYPPAMNDILNDFNNILCYQIVIQSNEIGLDEIIIKVSTDSESESFVNEVRDHFRAKLRVSPKIEIIDFDVLSKTVHNPNSRKPIAFIDLR